The DNA segment GGACGTTTTCTTTCTCGTCCCCttcttaaacaattttttgaaaGCGAAAACGTACATACCTGACACATTATACAGTTTCAGACGACaactgtttcttcttcttctcctacTTAGAACTGTTCTTTGCGTGAATATTGCCACAGATCACAGGTAAATGAACGAATCTAAACTTAAATAACATTGTTTAATGCTTAAGTCAATGAGATTACTTGCTGCAGCCTACTCATCCGAAAGCAACTTGCAGATGTAATGTGCTCACCACTCTTTTGAAACCTTCAATATAAAGAACAACAACAATGCTTCATTAGATCACAAgcaaacattagtttcaatctTTAAGACAAAGAGAATGAAGACCTTTTTCGTTTTCCTCCTTCTTCTCCTTTGTGTTTTATCGATCAACGCTGATCAACAAGAAGAGAACCAACCAACATCTCATAAAATTCTCCACAAAGTCCAACTATGGAGAACTTCTCTGAAAGAATCAAGCGCTCAAGAACTCAAGCTATCTTCAGCAATCATTGTGGCTGGAGTCTTATGCTTCATGGCTGCCTTAATCTCCAGCGCAGGTGGGATCGGAGGCGGAGGTTTATTCATTCCAATCATGACTATAGTCGCGGGGTTTGATTTGAAAACAGCTTCAAGCTTCTCTGCTTTCATGGTGACCGGTGGTTCCATTGCCAATGTGATCAGCAATCTCTTTGGCGGTAAAGCATTGCTTGACTACGATTTAGCCTTGCTTCTCGAGCCTTGTATGCTTCTTGGTGTGAGTATTGGTGTTATCTGCAACAGAGTTTTGCCTGAGTGGCTCATCACTGTTCTTTTCGCGGTGTTTCTCGCTTGGTCTAGCTTGAAGACTTGTAGAAACGGAGTCAAGTACTGGAAAATCGAGTCTGATACTGCGAGAGGGAAAGGACATGAGAGGCCAGAGAAAGGACAAGGGGAGATAGAGGAGGATGCTAAGAGTCTTAAAGCACCTCTTCTTGAAGctaaagagaagagaaacaagaCTCCATGGACGAAACTTGGTGTCTTGATCGTTGTTTGGGCGTCTTTCTTTGTCATTTATCTTCTTCGTGGTAACAAAGATGGAAAGGTACTTTATAAATTTGATAGATACTTTATCAGTTTGGCTATAGAAGAAGTGACAGATTATGTATGATGTTATGTGCAGGGAATCATAACGATAAAGCCTTGTGGTGTTGAGTATTGGATTCTGCTTTCACTTCAGATACCTCTTGCTTTGGTGTTCACAAAGCTTGCACTTTCGAGAACCGAAAGTCTACAAGAAAGATCCTCTAACAATCAGGTAAACGCAACAACAAGCTACAAACGAGATGAATATTtcagacaaatattaaaatattgtttatcTTATACATGAGCAGAAAGATCAAGAAGGTACAAGACTAGACCAGTCCACAAGGTTTATGTTCCCGGTAATGTCATTTTTAGCCGGTTTATTGGGTGGTATATTCGGTATTGGTGGTGGAATGCTTATAagccctcttcttcttcaagctgGGATACCACCACaggtatatttataataaaaagaaatggtTTCACcaaattttctgtttttctgCAAGTGTTTTAACTGAACATATGAAATGGTGCAGATAACAGCAGCAACAACATCATTCATGGTGTTCTTCTCAGCAACAATGTCAGCAGTTCAATACCTGCTACTTGGAATGCAAAACACTGAAGCAGCTTACTTGTTCTCCTTGATTTGCTTCTTTGCTTCGCTTCTCGGTCTTGTTTTGGTTCAAAAGGCAGTAGCTCAGTTTGGAAGAGCTTCCATCATTGTGTTCTCTGTAGGGACAGTGATGTCTCTGAGCACAGTCCTTATGACTAGCTTTGGAGCTCTTGATGTATGGACTGATTATGTGGCAGGCAAGGACATGGGGTTCAAGCTGCCATGTTAAAGATATTATTTCTGATCCTAAATCACAAAACAATATCATcggtttctttttcttgttttttttttctataacatTAAGAGGCTCTAAATTGATCTCTATGTAAGAGGGAGATTTGGAGCAATGTaatgtttatatgtttttttgtaaaatttaataattttgggATGTACCTACAGTAAGAAGACCTTGACTGGAAACAACAGCTTATTTGTCACAGTTTAGTGGCTGCTGATGTTTTGTAGTTTTTGTATTAAGTTGTAGTGTTCTGTATGCAAATGAACACGAATGATTACTGGCTGTTAGTAAACCAGTTTTGTGAAGTTCCAATAAAAAAGAGAATTCTTTTAATCAGGTTTATTTGGGCCGATGAACTAAAATAGTGGGCTTTGTACCAAGTTTGGATAGATGGTTAACAAGTTTCagagttgatcaaaaaaaaaaaaaaggttaacaaGTTTCAGCCGtggtttgtgtttttgttttcacaAGGTCACGGCAAAGGTGAATGCCTCCACGCATGTTCTTACTTATTAAAGCTGCCTCTTTTGGTTGATCTTCAACATACCAGAATCTCACTGCGTCTGAATCtattgctttttttttcaaagctcaatggagatgatgagtTGATAGTGTCTATACGTAGGAGCTCCTTGCGTGCCATAATTGAAAATCGTGTCATGTGCCAGTGTTACCAAGTGGACACACAAAAGAATGAGAAGTGTTGTTATTCCTCTATCAAATCGTGAACTATGTGCTACAAACAAGGTGCTTCTTAACTTACTATAGCTGCCAAGAAATGGATCCAGCTTCACTGCATCGAACAGGCTCCAAAGAATATCAGTTGGATTTTGAAATGATGCATGAAAAATGTCAAATTCTTTGTCAAGATGACACAGACAAGAGTAAATAGAAATCAGTAAAGTTGGTTCAATTGTTTTCTCCAAAGCCTGTTTTACATTTAACAGTCCCGGTTCTCACTCggttattgatttttttataatgtaatTTTTACAGTGTTATTAACTGTTTAGGCTTTGTCTGATTCAAACTTTTGTATAGCCTAACATATTATTACTACCTCATGAAAAACTAAAGCAGTTGTGAGTGAGAATCATCTAGCTTGCCTTTATTTAGAAAGATCAATAACAATCAATTGCCTAACCTTCAAGAAAAATTCATTGAGTTTAACGAATTACAGATGATTTAAGAAGTAGAGAAATTCCCTTAGATAaccatttttagtttattttcacaaaaatagatatcaaagaaaaaaatgaccaaaataagttttattaaaggatAAATATGCACTTATATCAAGgcttaactaatctagacttagagtttaaagttaaggggtggagttttgggatatggtttcaaatttcaaaaaataaaaaaagaaatattaaaattttcaaaataaaaagggtctattttggtcattttattttttgagtgctatttttgtgacaaaacttaaaaaatgctATTTGAGATAATTTCCCATTTAAGTATTTAACatttattgaaaattaataaatcacAAAATAAACTACGAACCTCTCTAAAACACAGGGGGTATCAGTATTTTCCGAATAGACTACGAACCTCTCTAAAACGCTTTGATTCCCTCGTCGTCTATCATCTCTCACACAAAAGCGATCGCGATTGATTCATGCTTCTGAATCTGAGTACTCGTAACAATTCTTAAAAGGTTCGCCAAACGATATGATCGCTTTTCTTATCTTAGAAACCATTGATTGATTTCATGACTATCAAGCTTCAGATCTGGTAAATTTGATTTTCGATTAGGATTGAAGATGAATCAGCCATTTGAAACAGCGATTGGGGAGAAATATTCAGGAGCTAGAGTCGATGAATGTACCTATAGTTACAATCTTGACTGGAAGCAACAGGTTATATGTCACGGTTAAGTAGCTGCTGGTGTTTTGTAGTCCTGTGTTAAGTGTAATGTTCTGTAAGcaaatgaaacatagagaaAGCTACATTGCTAAGTCAACAAGATGTTCCATAATCAtatagtttcaaaataaatgttagTAAACCAGTTTTAAGAGGTTACAGTAGAAGAGAGTTGTGTCAAAACCCACAAGAGAAATGTTTTTGAGCACAAAAGTTCTGATCTAAAATTTGAGAAAACAGCCATTAAAATCTCAAACTTTCAAATTAAAGCCAAAAAAACCTTCAACTCATGTTTAAACCAAAATAATCACTAACTTTCAAATATTGGTTATTTTAAacttcatattttgttcaaccgttaaatttgattaaaaataaatgtatgtTAACTCTCTAAAcgatatcattttaaaaatcgATTAAAACATTGATCAACCGaggttttgttttcttctaaaACACTTAAAACATCTCTTTCGCGAGATcaaaatgaagaagatgaagttgaTTTGGGGCTCTAGTTTTGCGGAAGAGATGATTTGAGTGTTTCTAGAAGCAAAAAGACGTCATTTAATCAATGTTTTAAtcagttttataaaaataatattgtttagATAGTTAATAGACGTTtagttttaattgattttaacaGTTGACTATTCGGATTTCTTAAACGGCCGAGTCAACAAAATATCAGAATTAAAATAACCAATATTTGAAAGTTGATGATTTTTTTGGCTCAAACATAAGTTGAATGTCTTTTTGGGTTTAATTTGAAAGTTCAAGGTTTTAAATGGTTGTTTTCtctataaaattttcaaaagcaTCAGGTTTATTTGGGCCGATGAACTAAAATAGTGGGCCCATTTGCCCATACTGTTTTAATCTCAATCCAGCATGGCCAGACACAAGGGAAGACTACGATGACACGTGGCTGTAAACCAGTGGTTAAAACCATATCCGAATACTCGAAAGTGCAGATAAGGTGTTCTTTGTCCGAAAACGAAACCAGCCAACCATATATTCACAACCAATAATCATCACATCAACTTTCGTctctaagaaacaaaaaaaaaaaatggcttcGATGGGTGTTGGCTTACGTGTCACATCTCCTGCCGTTCTCGAAGGAAGCGTGAAGATCAACGGCTCTAGCCGTCTCAACGTAACCGGAAGAGTGACGGTGCCTCAAAGGTCTGGACTTGTCGTCAGAGCTCAACAGAGCGAGGCGGCGCCGGAGACTACTCGAAGGTCTGTGATTGGTCTCGTGGCCGCCGGTTTAGCCGGTGGCTCGTTTGTTCAGGCTGTCCTCGCCGACGCTGTTCCGATCAAGATCGGCCCTCCTCCACCTCCCTCCGGTGGCCTTCGTAAGTTCACTAAACTGATAAGGACTAGTGACATCATAGGACATAGACAGTAGATAACAATGTGTGTTTTGTCTGTGAGCGCAGCTGGGACGGATAACTCAGACCAAGCAAGAGATCTGAAACTTGCGTTGAAGGAAAGGTTTTATTTACAGCCGTTGCCACCGACGGAAGCTGTAGCTAGAGCCAAAGAATCTGCGAAGGAGATTGTGAATGTGAAGTCACTGATCGACAAGAAAGCTTGGCCGTATGTTCAGAACGATCTCCGTCTAAGGGCTTCTTATCTTCGTTATGATCTTAACACAATCATCTCCTCCAAATCCAAGGATGAGAAGAAGTCACTCAAGGAGCTCACTGGAAAGCTCTTTGATACCATCAACAATGTGAGTTTCTCACCTAACGTCTCATTAAGGCCTCACTCATAAGCTTATGTTTGTTAATGATTGATTATGTTTTGTAGCTGGATTATGCGGCGAAGAAGAAGAGTACTCCTGATGCTGAGAAGTACTATTCAGAGACTGTCTCTACTTTGAACGATGTTCTTGCCAAGCTTGGTTAACCATTTCAATGCTTGCATTCTTTGTAAATCTATCGTCTCTTGATTTTTGTTTCCTGAGTACTTAAAACTCAAAATCCCTGAATCCGAATTTGTGTTTCAAGTTTTTACCTCAAAACATTGGTAATTTCTTGTGTATGCATTCGCTTTGCCTCCaccaaatatattaaatttgatataaatcatacatttctttaaatTATATACTCCATCTGATTCAATTTATAAGATGTTCAGTATGttaaatcataaatattaaatttaatttcaaatcgtaCATTTCTTaagcatatgtttttttttttttgaacttattcTTAAGCATATGTTAGTTGTGTAGTTTTAAGCCTGGTTAACCATTTCAATGCTGCATTCTTTAAATCAAACAATTTCAAGTTCCTACCCTTAAAACAATGGTAAATTTCTTGTGTATGCATTTGCTTTGCATCCACcaaataaatactaaatttaaatttaaattgtaaatttcTTTAAATCATACTCCACCAGGTTAAATTTATAAAGATGTGCAATATGttaaatcataaatattaaatttaaattaaaatcgtacatttcttttaaaaaacgTATGTTAGTTCTGTAGTTAAACAAGACTTGTCGATGAAATTTGTCTACTTCTAGCTTAATCCTGTGTGATTAGATTAGAGCAGATTATGAAGTCAATGTCAGTGATATAACTTTAATTGGGCCTGAATAGTGCGGGCTCAGAGGCCCATCTCTCATTTTTCATGTCATATGTGTTTGTTTGTATTGTACTATACTTCTTCCTCTACCCTAATCCACCGCGCGCCACTTCTCCGTCGTTATCGGCGGTCACTCGCTGACTCAGTGAGTTCCCGATGACGAGTTTAATTATCCCTTGATTCTCCTCTTCGTACTATTCTAACTACCTGTCCTTGCTGATCGGAAGCAAACAGTGATAGAGCTTCCGGCTATGAGTATCTCCTCCGTCGCTAAGCGGTTCTCTCCGCCAATCCGACATTCGTCTCAATTACTCAGAGAATCTCTCCCTCGTCGCCTCACATTACTTCTCCAATCCTGCTCTAACCCAACTCTCCTTCGTCAAGGCAAGCAAGTCCACGCCTTTCTAATCCTAAACAAAATCTCCGGCGACACCTACACCGACGAGAGGATCTTAGGGATGTACGCAATGTGTGGAAGCTTTTCAGACTGCGGTAAAATGTTTCACAGACTTGATTTGCCACGTGGCAGCATCAGGCCGTGGAACTCGATCATCACCAGCTTCGTTCGAGTTGGTTTAATGAATCAAGCTTTGTCTTTTTACTTCAAGATGATAATGTTTGGAGTTAGTCCTGACGTATCCACTTTCCCTTGTTTGATTAAAGCTTGTGTTGCTCTGAAGAATCTCAGAGGGGTTGAGTTTCTCAAAGACACGGTTTATTGTCGTGGGATGGAGTGTAACGAGTTTGTGGCGAGTTCTTTGATCAAAGCTTACCTTGAGTATGGAAAGATCGATGTCGCGAGTGAGTTGTTTGGTAAAGTAGGGAAGAGAGACTGTGTTATATGGAATGTGATGCTTAACGGGTATGCCAAGTGTGGAGATTTAGATAGTGTTGTGAAAGGGTTTAGTGCGATGAGGATGGATGAGATTAGTCCAAATGTTGTTACTTTTGATTGTGTTTTATCGGTGTGTGCCTCTAAGTCGTTGACTGATCTCGGAGTTCAGCTTCATGGTCTAGCGTTTGTTTCTGGTTTTGAATTTGAAGGCTCGATCAAAAACTCGCTTCTGTCTATGTATTCGAAATGCGGGAGGTTTGATGATGCGTGTAAGTTGTTTCGGATGATGTCTCGTGGTGATACGGTGACGTGGAACTGCATGATATCTGGATATGTTCAGAGTGGGATGATGGAAGAAAGCTTAGTTTGTTTCTCTGAGATGGTATCTTCTGGTGTCTTACCTGATGCTATTACATTTTCTAGTTTGCTTCCATCAGTCTCTAGGTTTGAAAGCCTTGAGCATTGTAGGCAAATCCATTGTTATATCGTGAGACGTAGCGTACCGTTAGATGTCTTTTTAACGAGTGCTCTTATTGATGCATATTTCAAGTGTAGAGGTGTTTCAACGGCGCGAAAGATATTCAGACAGTGTAACTCAGTAGATGTTGTTGTGTACACTGCAATGATCTCTGGGTATTTGCATAACGGCTTGATTACGGACGCGTTAGAGATGTTTAGGCGGCTGGTTGATGTAGGAATATGTCCAAATGAGATAACTCTGGTCTCTATTCTACCGGTTATTGGCGGTTTGTTGGCATTGAAACTCGGGAGGGAGCTTCACGGTTTCATCATCAAGAACGGTTTCGACAAGAGGTGCAATATTGGATCCGCTGTTATCGACATGTATGCTAAGTGTGGAAGAATGGATCTTGCTCATGAGATCTTTAGGAGACTCTCTAAGAAGGATATTGTTTCGTGGAACTCAATGATCACACGCTGCGCTCAGAGCGATGATCCGAGTGCAGCTATTGATGTTTTCCGTCAGATGGGAGTTTCAGGAATCGGTTTTGATTGTGTGAGTATCTCAAGTGTTCTCTCTGCCTGTGCCAGCGTAGCTTCACAAAGCTGTGGGAAGGCTATTCACTGTTTCATGATAAAGCGTTGTTCACTTGCTTCTGATGTGTATAGCGAGAGTACGTTGATAGGTATGTATGCTAAATGCGGAAACCTTGAATCCGCAATGAACGTGTTCGAGAGGATGGAAGAGAAGAACATCGTTTCGTGGAACACCATCATCGCTGCGTATGGAAACCACGGGAGGCTAAAAGATTCTCTCCGTCTGTTTCGTGAAATGGTTGAAGACAACGGAGTACGTCCTGATCAAATCACGTTTCTTGAGATGATATCTTCTTGTTGTCACGCTGGAGATGTCGATACAGGAGTTCGTTTCTTCAGAGCAATGACTGAAGATTACGGAATCCAACCGCAGCAGGAGCACTACGCTTGCCTCGTTGATCTGTTTGGACGAGCTGGTCGGTTAAACGAAGCTTACGAAACCGTTAAGGGAATGCCGTTTGCTCCAGATGCAGGAGTTTGGGGAACGTTACTTGGAGCCTGTCGGCTTCACAAGAATGTGGAGCTTGCTAAAGTTGCTTCGAGCAGGTTAATGGAATTGGATCCGTGGAACTCTGGTTATTATGTTTTGATTTCGAATGCACATGCTGATGCTGGTGAATGGGGAGGTGTGACAAAAGCAAGAAGTATAATGAAAGAGAGAGGAGTTGAGAAAGTCCCCGGTACTAGTTGGATCGAAATCAACAAAACAAACCATTCGTTTGTCTCCGGCGATGAAAATCATCGTGACTATTCACATATGCATTCTTTACTAAACTCACTTCTCGAAGAGTTGAAGCTAGAAGGCTATGTTCCACAGCCTTACCTTCCAATGCATCCACATTCATCGAGAAAACTAAGTCCAGTAGAGAAAGGAATGGTAGATGCAAACAACGtataaggtatatatatatctctttgTCAGATTTAAACATTGGGTTAAGTTTATAAAAAAGTGGTCTACAAATTTTTATTCAAGCATGGCCTGTGTGTGTCTGTTCTCGTGTTGAAGCAGTTGCAGAGATGTAGTAAGCAACAGCGAAAAGGCCGTGAATGAAACAGAGGATTCCTCCTATGGACAGAACCCGATGATGTGAAATCCCACAACCTCTCCTCGATCTTGAGTTTGCCATCGTCCCTACGATCAACAGGGAGAATGCAATTGCCAGTATGATCCTGAGAGACATACAGAGAAAGGATCTTGAGTCATATTAAAAAGGATTCACactttgttctgtttatgtagTGTTTGGGCTTACCAGGAGAATATCAGAGAAGCCACGGCGAGCTGTTTGTTGGCAGAGGATTTTTCAAGGTCTTGTCTTGACACAACACAGAGACATCCACCTAGAAAATTAGCCGTTACATGGGCTAACACCAAAAGGATACATGCAGCTAAGCCGTAGTTGAAGGCGGTGTGACTTGGGTCTCTACACTCGAATATCCACATCTTCAAATGCTTCACCTGCATCTCCAAATAAGCAAATTAGCAAAATCTACAACTACTGTGAGTCTTGGGTTTGTCTCTGTATGTAAATATGTAGTGTACCTTATTCTGAGCAACTTCGGCTTCAATGCCGAGAATGCCAGCTGAAACATCCATGGCTAGGATCAAGATGCAGATGAAGAACCCTACATTCCTTGACATTTTTTCCTCTTACAGCTTTTGATCTTCAATGAAACAAGTTCTTAGCAGcaaacaaagaagcagaaatggttgttgttgttgttgttgaagtaGAAACTTGCCCTTTGTATTTATGGGCAGATAGAGTTTTAAGCTTTACACTCTCTAGGTTGGATGGAATAAGAATAAAGTAGAACATAAGTTTCCTTTCTTGCATTTTTACTAAACATCACGTTAGAGAATACAAGTTTAGCTGTGATCCTTGATGTAAAAACTTCTTTTCCATTGATATTTGAacttttaaagtattttaaaggACAAATAATGCACAAAACTTATTATTCCAGATAAAATCTACACATTTTTCGAGGCActaatgaaaatttattaatgGCCATGTCCTCAAAAAGATCTCTTTTGGCCAATTGCTTAACTGTATTTGTGTTCTTTATTCCTCCCTTCCAtgttaatatttgaaaaacttTTTAATATTCGGATTCTTGACAAAGCAGCCaagcaaagaagaaaaaactttTGCGGTTTTAAACGCTTAGTTCTCCCCAAATATGTGTCTTTCAGTTGCTTTGATCCAATACATTAAAATGGGCTGAATGGGCCAAATAAACAAGCTTTAGACAAAGCTAATCACGTCTCGTTGTCCATGTCGTGGCTAACGTCAAAAGAGTAACGGATTCTGCAAAGCACGAGAAGGCGTTGATGACATGTCTGATGTTATGTGTTTCTTTTATGCTGTAAGAAAGTATACATTTATGAGACTAGTGTGATATGGGATCTTTCTGTGGTCTCCGTTTGGTAAATCTCTTAGCATGAATACAACCTAGTAAAGTAATATTGCAGGTAGGGCTTGCTGTTCTTGGTGTGATTTAGAGCTTCACTAACTGAGACATTTGAGCAATAGCAGAATCAGTTGATTCTCTTATAAGCTATGATTACAGAACACGGTTTCTCTAACTATACCCTTTACTTTTCTTGTAGAAACTTTTCTgtaatatcttttgataaatATGTCATTCACCGAATGCTACATGAAGAACACAAGTCAGATCGATGACGGAACCGGAAGgcaaaaatttgttttttttttcaaataaaaaagtaataaaagatgaaaaacaatgaaaaaagtaAAACAAGGATTTGTTATAATATTCTAATTCTAACAA comes from the Brassica rapa cultivar Chiifu-401-42 chromosome A01, CAAS_Brap_v3.01, whole genome shotgun sequence genome and includes:
- the LOC103858928 gene encoding uncharacterized protein LOC103858928, which codes for MSRNVGFFICILILAMDVSAGILGIEAEVAQNKVKHLKMWIFECRDPSHTAFNYGLAACILLVLAHVTANFLGGCLCVVSRQDLEKSSANKQLAVASLIFSWIILAIAFSLLIVGTMANSRSRRGCGISHHRVLSIGGILCFIHGLFAVAYYISATASTREQTHTGHA
- the LOC103858936 gene encoding pentatricopeptide repeat-containing protein At4g21300 gives rise to the protein MSISSVAKRFSPPIRHSSQLLRESLPRRLTLLLQSCSNPTLLRQGKQVHAFLILNKISGDTYTDERILGMYAMCGSFSDCGKMFHRLDLPRGSIRPWNSIITSFVRVGLMNQALSFYFKMIMFGVSPDVSTFPCLIKACVALKNLRGVEFLKDTVYCRGMECNEFVASSLIKAYLEYGKIDVASELFGKVGKRDCVIWNVMLNGYAKCGDLDSVVKGFSAMRMDEISPNVVTFDCVLSVCASKSLTDLGVQLHGLAFVSGFEFEGSIKNSLLSMYSKCGRFDDACKLFRMMSRGDTVTWNCMISGYVQSGMMEESLVCFSEMVSSGVLPDAITFSSLLPSVSRFESLEHCRQIHCYIVRRSVPLDVFLTSALIDAYFKCRGVSTARKIFRQCNSVDVVVYTAMISGYLHNGLITDALEMFRRLVDVGICPNEITLVSILPVIGGLLALKLGRELHGFIIKNGFDKRCNIGSAVIDMYAKCGRMDLAHEIFRRLSKKDIVSWNSMITRCAQSDDPSAAIDVFRQMGVSGIGFDCVSISSVLSACASVASQSCGKAIHCFMIKRCSLASDVYSESTLIGMYAKCGNLESAMNVFERMEEKNIVSWNTIIAAYGNHGRLKDSLRLFREMVEDNGVRPDQITFLEMISSCCHAGDVDTGVRFFRAMTEDYGIQPQQEHYACLVDLFGRAGRLNEAYETVKGMPFAPDAGVWGTLLGACRLHKNVELAKVASSRLMELDPWNSGYYVLISNAHADAGEWGGVTKARSIMKERGVEKVPGTSWIEINKTNHSFVSGDENHRDYSHMHSLLNSLLEELKLEGYVPQPYLPMHPHSSRKLSPVEKGMVDANNV
- the LOC103858917 gene encoding oxygen-evolving enhancer protein 3-1, chloroplastic, producing MASMGVGLRVTSPAVLEGSVKINGSSRLNVTGRVTVPQRSGLVVRAQQSEAAPETTRRSVIGLVAAGLAGGSFVQAVLADAVPIKIGPPPPPSGGLPGTDNSDQARDLKLALKERFYLQPLPPTEAVARAKESAKEIVNVKSLIDKKAWPYVQNDLRLRASYLRYDLNTIISSKSKDEKKSLKELTGKLFDTINNLDYAAKKKSTPDAEKYYSETVSTLNDVLAKLG
- the LOC103858901 gene encoding sulfite exporter TauE/SafE family protein 5 codes for the protein MKTFFVFLLLLLCVLSINADQQEENQPTSHKILHKVQLWRTSLKESSAQELKLSSAIIVAGVLCFMAALISSAGGIGGGGLFIPIMTIVAGFDLKTASSFSAFMVTGGSIANVISNLFGGKALLDYDLALLLEPCMLLGVSIGVICNRVLPEWLITVLFAVFLAWSSLKTCRNGVKYWKIESDTARGKGHERPEKGQGEIEEDAKSLKAPLLEAKEKRNKTPWTKLGVLIVVWASFFVIYLLRGNKDGKGIITIKPCGVEYWILLSLQIPLALVFTKLALSRTESLQERSSNNQKDQEGTRLDQSTRFMFPVMSFLAGLLGGIFGIGGGMLISPLLLQAGIPPQITAATTSFMVFFSATMSAVQYLLLGMQNTEAAYLFSLICFFASLLGLVLVQKAVAQFGRASIIVFSVGTVMSLSTVLMTSFGALDVWTDYVAGKDMGFKLPC